A region of the Campylobacter cuniculorum DSM 23162 = LMG 24588 genome:
AGGTTGTAAATGAATTTGACTCATTTAGATGAAAAGAATCGTCCTAAAATGGTCGATGTGAGCGAAAAAAACATAACACAAAGGATAGCTGTAGCTAGCGGAGTGATTTTTATGAATGAAGAGGCTTTTAAAGCGATTAAACAAAACACTGCTAAAAAAGGTCCTGTTTTGCAAACAGCTGTTGTTGCTGCGATTATGGGAGCGAAAAAAACAAGTGAGCTTATCCCTATGTGCCACCCCTTAATGCTTTCTAAAATTGATGCAAACAT
Encoded here:
- the moaC gene encoding cyclic pyranopterin monophosphate synthase MoaC, with the protein product MNLTHLDEKNRPKMVDVSEKNITQRIAVASGVIFMNEEAFKAIKQNTAKKGPVLQTAVVAAIMGAKKTSELIPMCHPLMLSKIDANITEIEKDCAFKLIISVKCEGKTGVEMEALTGVSIGLLTIYDMVKAIDKTMKISEIVLESKEGGKSGQYLRT